From the genome of Strix aluco isolate bStrAlu1 chromosome 13, bStrAlu1.hap1, whole genome shotgun sequence:
AGAGCCATGGGGAGAGCCACTGGCagtggggagctgctgcaggagccctcCAGGGTTCCCATTCCCAGCGCCCGCAGCGCCTGGCTGGGGAATCCCGGCTCTCTTGCCACTAAGTGGGATTCCCCAGCGGGTCCCCTGGGTGCCAGCGTCGAAGGAGCTGCCGGCATCTCCCCCGGCTGACGCTGAACTAGGGCAGCGCAGCCAGCCCACGGCACTCCCTATCCCCGCAGCCACCAGAGCCCATCTGCAGCCGGTTCCGGCACGGGTGGCCCCGGGGATGTCCCCGGTTGTCCTTGCTGGGGGGCTCCGTGCCCTCCCTGGCTCTGCAGGGGCttcagcagccagcaccaggctgCAGCACCCTTGGGGACCGGCTGGTGGTCTTGTGCTGCGCAGGGGCCACCAAGGACATGGGCAAGATGctggggggtgaggaggagaaggaccCTGATGcgcagaagaaggaggaggagaggcaggaggcaCTGCGCCAGCAGGAAGAGGAGCGGAAAGCCAAGCACGCCCGCATGGAAGCCGAGCGGGAGAAAGTCCGGCAGCAGATCCGTGACAAGGTGGGCTGTGACAAGGAGGAGGGTGGCCCAAGGCGGTGGTGATGGGCACGGGGCACAGCGcgggcagcacccactgcccaCCCTGCTGAGGGCCTGTGTCCTCACAGTACGGgctgaagaagaaggaagagaaggaggcgGAGGAGAAAGCTGCACTGGAGCAGCCGTGTGAGGGCAGCCTGACACGTCCCAAGAAGGCGATCCCGGCAGGCTGtggggacgaggaggaggaggaggaggagagcatcCTGGACACCGTCCTCAAGTACCTGCCCGGCCCGCTGCAGGATATGTTCAAGAAGTAACAGCACCGCCAACCCTGCCATGGGGTGCTGGGGCACGGGCGCCCTCTCCCCTCCGACCCCTCCATCAGTTCCCTTGGCCCCGGGGAGGGTCCCCAcacaccctccccaccccctcctgcCCTTTCCCCCCCGCCCAACCAGACCAAAaacccgccccgtcccgtccagGCAGGGCCCCCCCACCACGCTGTGCCAAAGGGGAGCGGCCCTGGCCGGACAGGGCGAACCGGGACCAAATGCACTGATGTAACCTCGCGGCAGGCTGGAGGCACCCCAGGCCCTACCAGCCCCCCCGGGGTGGCTGCCCgtgccccctgccctgcccctcctgccctcccaggGAACCCTGGCAGGCCTCTGCTCGCCTGCCCTCGTCCCCAGCACTGCCATCCCGCTGCCCCGTTCCCAGCCCTGGGCCAAGCCCAAAGCACAAAGCCAGGCGCCCTGCccgcagctccccccccccccccccatccccggtCCCCGGGCACGGGGGTCCCCCGGGGCTGCCTGGTGTGCCCCAGCATCGGGGGGTTGGAGGGGACCCCCCTCTCCCCGCATCTCTGGCCCCATAGTTAAAGCCATATCAGTTAGACTGCAATACTTCAGCACCGGGAGGAGCAGGCGCCGCGCTCCGCCGACCGTGTACAAAGGCACGTGtggggcagggacccccctgCCTCGtcccccctgccctgtccccaccgCTCCCTCGTCCGTGTCTCGGCCCCGCTGGCCCCCGTTCTCGCATTAGTGTCTCTGTGCCAGGGTGCGCCCCGTCGCTCCATGCGTCCTCGTGTCCGCTGCTCacgctccccccccacccctgagTCCCTGCTGTCCCCGGGGCCACCCACGGCGCTAAGCCGAGAGCCCCCCGCCGTGCTGCTGGGGCCCCCGCTCTGCCCCCTGCAATAAAGCCAGTGTGGGGCCGAGGGCTGCAGGGCCAGTCCCGGGCTGGGAGTGCCCGGCTGCCCCCCACCCGACGCTGGACACACGGGTCCCCCCGGGCCTGGGAAGGGATCCCTGGGCAAGCGCCCCGGGAAcgtcccaggagctgctgcttgcacCCCAAAGGGGGGACACAGGGGTATGCCCTCACCCCGGCCCAGCCCTTGCTGCACCGTGCTCCCCCTCCCCGTGCTTCCTCCGCCACAGCCCCCGGCTGCTCACCAGGGCCCTCCCCGGGGAGGCAGCGGTCAGCTGGGGGCCCCGCAGACATGCTGTGATCATCCTGCTCGAACTAGTCTTTgacaaactaataaaataaagGGATTTGTACATTGCTCTGGCCTCTTCTCAGCCATTGCTTCCCTGGGGCCCCGTGTCAGCTCCCTCACCCCTCCATTCCCCTCAGGGCTGAGACCTGGCAGCTCATCACACTAGAGGAGGCCACAGGTCCCAAgtaagggagaagggagaggccACACACAGCTCCCAGAGCTCTGCTCAGTCCAGCTGCCTCCCCACAGCCCCGTGCCCACCCTGCAGGCACCCTCTACGGGGTTGGGGACACAGTAAAAGGGACGGGTGCTGGTGGGCCCCCGTCCCACAGACATGGCAGAGGGGcttctgccccttccccccaACTCTGGGACTCCCCTCACAGAATGACTGGGGATTCCCCTGGGGTACAAGGGATGTTTTGGGGTGTGGGGGCAAGGCTGTGACGCACAAGAGCAGGGGCACGACGCTACGGGCAGGCCGTGGGTAATGGGGCACGTCATGTCCCCCAGCAAAGCAGGGCCCCGGGCAGTGCCCAGGCTTGGCACAGCCCTGGAGATCCTCCATCCAGAGCCAGCCTCGGCTTTGACTGATTTGCCATCATTTACCAGCAAAGAGCTCAGCTGTTACCCAGGCAGCGTCAGCAGAGCAGTCACCTGGAAAAGCTTCTGTCAGAAGAAAATACTAGGGTAGGAAATGATAGAGATCTTGCAGGCAAGGTCTCCATCACAGGCAGGGTGTGCCCGCACCTCCTCTGCGGTGACCCTGCGACCCAGCGTGCcgaggttggggggggggaatGCAACCCCACGGCTCTCCCTGGGGAGTGGGGACAGGGGACGCACTACTCGTCACCCCAACCCACCCGGGGGCCGGTGGCGTGGGGCAAGCAGTGTCTTCTGCTGGGGCCACGGCCCTGCTGCACCCATGCTGGGGGGTgctgccaggcaggagcagggtgatGGGAGCAGGACAGGGCCCCGCGGCTGTCCCCATCCTCTATGCAGTGTCCCTCGTGTCCCCTGTCCCTAGCGTGGGGGCACAGCGCCGCCTGGTGGGGTGACAGCGCAGGACAACAGgcggggacagtggggacaggcagggggtGACAAGGGGGACAGCCCCCTGACACAGACCCCTCATCAGAAAGGACCTCACCGTGGCCAAGGGGAAGGAGGCAAGGAAAGGGAGAGCAGCTCAGCACCCCCacagcagccacaggcacctTCGTTACGGAAGAGGATTtatcaaaattagaaaaaaccaccacacatacaaaaaaaaaaaaaaaaagccccagctgGGGAAACATCCCCCAACTCACACCCCCCCCACCGTCCCCTCACTGCCCCAGTGTGCAGAAGGAACAGGGGATgtctgggaggggaaggggcaggctGTGCTCCCAGGGCTGCCCTCGTCACCAGAACAGAGCTCCTCTCACGGAGGCTCCTCCTCAGCAGTCACCCTCAGTGACTGACTTTCTTTGGCCACTCACCTTTGGAACAAGCCCCCCCACGccccagggaggaggcagcagccctCAGACGGCAAGAGGGGCCCTGCTAGAatcccccccatcctccccagcACACAAGCTGCTTTTTTACAAACGCTCCCGAGAGCAGGACACAGAGCTGAGCCAAAGGTTGCAGCACTGCCAAGGAGGCAAGGAGGGGAGCCATCTCCTTACCCCGACCTACACTAATTAAGCACTCTCCCACCCCCGAGAGCAGGGAAGCACTGCCTCCCCCGGTGCGGTTTCATTAGGAGTCGTTGGGGAGCCCGAAGAGCTTGACGGTGCCTGCCTCCCGGCTGCTGTCGTATTTGCCATCTTTGTCGTCACAGGCGAAGGCCAGCAGCGGCCTCTTCGGGTGCCAGGCCACTGTGAAGGTGGGGGACTCGCACTGCACCTCCCAGAGCTTCTCTCCTGCATGGAAAAGGGGCCACGTCAGCCTGGAGAGCCTCCGGCCCTCCGCTGCCTCGTAGCACACACCAGAGCCAAACACCTGCTGCTTCCCTCCCGCGcagggcagaggaggaacaaacgcTGCTTCAGCGCCTTTTAATCACCTGGTGACAAGGCACAGACATGACACGCACATCTACCGGAGACTAACGAGGCAGAGGCTCCCCCTCATGGcactctgctcttcctcagcAGACCCATACTCCCAGTGCCctcccagctccaccagcacTTCTCCATCCAATTCCCTCCTTGCTGTTCCCCAAAAGCAAAACCGTTACCTGTCTCCACCTCTGCAATGTCAATGAAGTGATCTTCTGATGCTGATGCCAGCATCTTCCCATCATGGCTAAAACTCAGAGTTCGTACAGGCCAGTCAAGCCTGCAGCAACAGAGCGAAGCGGGCAGTGAGCCATCTCCCGCATAGTCACCCGAGAGGGGAGGCAAAGAGCTTCGGGACAGCACTACCTACCTCGAGAAGCACCTCACACACACCAGTTCATCCACATCCCAGAGGCTGACTAACGCGTCAGCGCTGCCCGTGGCAAAGTACTTCCCCATGGGATCAAACTTGATGCAGATGCAGTTTGAAGGATGGGCGTTGATAGACTGAATGGGTTTCAGCTCTGGGTAGCTGccaagaggaagggagagggcaGGAAGCAGTGAGAGGGGCGTAGCGCTCATCTACAAGCAGGGCAGGCACGAGGCACAGCGGGGCTGCCAGCAAACCAAGCTGGTGCAGGGCCGTGCTCTCAGAAACCTTGAGTGCTGAGTGAATGGGGCAAAGCATCAGGGTCACTCTGGGGGAGCCCTGCCCAGAACTGGGGCAACCTCAGCTCCAGGCAAGTTCATTCCCACCAGAGGGCTGGGAATCACTGGAGTGTGGGACTTTGGCTCCCCAAAAGCAACAAAGGGGCTTGTAGACAGGTATCTGCTGCAGCCAGCCCAGCTACCCTGCCCACCCGCTGCCATGGGTGCCTACCTGAGGATGTTGATGCAACCGTTTCCATTAGTGAGGAAGAACATGTTGTTATCATTGTTCCAGGAGATCTCATTCACCTCAAACTTGAACTGCTCCTCAGCTTTGGAGCGATGCGTCTTGGCATCAATGAAAGTGACCACGTCATCCTTGTTCCCCACTGCAATGGTCTGTCCGTCAGGGCTCCAACAGATGTTGATGTTCTCCCCTGGAGGGACAGAAAGGCAGCAGGTCCCTCTTCCACCCAACAATCCAAAGCAGCCACGAGTTAAGCAGACAGGCAGCTTTTATTCCTGATCCAAGGCCACAACGTACTCCACTAACTCCAACCCATTCCCAAATGGGAAAGATTGCCCAGTCTGCAGTCTAACACACAAACCCTATACAGTAGCTGTCCAGCAAACACACAGTTATCGAAAATCAAACTTGACAGAACTGCAGCTTTAAGCCAACGTGACCACATCACTGCCCTTCCCATTTCAGACAAGATGGGACCACAGCAACCACCAAACAAGGTCAACTCAAAGATCCTCTGAATCCAGTAATCTTTGAGATCCAAAAAAAGCAGAAGCCAACAATAAATACCGATGAATGAGGGTAAGAATGAGGCAGGTTGCAGCGATGCCATCTTACAATGCCATTTCCAGCCCAGACAACTCAAAACTGGGTATTTCCAAGGGCAGAGATGGCATCTAGGTTAACCAGCATATGAGTTCAAGTAATTGTTGTCTGAATCCACACAAACTTCCACCACGGCTCTCTGCAAACATGTCTTTCCCCAGTCTCCAGCCTGGCAGCCCACAGACTCCAGAGACAAGTACAGAGGACATTTTAACAGTCAGCATCGTATTTCAGCAGTTTCTCCAGTCCTGACACCACAGTAAATCAGCCCTCACATTCACTGCTGCTCCTTACAGATGGATGCAGCACAAAGGTAAAAGCAGTCGGCAAAGACGCTCCGATTGCCAATACCCACAGGAAGGGTCCAAAGCACTGTGCCACCGCAGAATGGGTCCCACGCAGCTGAGGTCCTGCTGGGACCCCACAGCCCTCCCGGTAAGACAAGGACTCACCTTTGGTATTGACAGTGGCGATGCACTTGGTGGTGCGGACATCCCAGATGCGGATGGTTTTGTCCCCGGATGCCGTGACGAAGAGGTCAGGGTTGCTGGGGTGCCAGCAGAGCTGATCCACGCTGTCCCCATGGCCCCGGTAGTTGTTCTCCTTCACCTGGAGGGAAAGGACAGCCGTTCACAGGAGGGATGAGCCCACCTCCACCCATCTCCTGCCCCCAATCCCAGTATGCTGCATCCCGCTCCGCGGCCGGTTACCGGATggggcaggagcccagcccagaGCCCCACCGCCATTTCAGTCACGCTCCCCACCCTCGGCCAGCCGGGATGGAGgagccctccccacctccccagccagccaCCAGCTCCAGGCCCGGCTCCCTGGCCCCGGCATCGGCCTGCGAGGTCCTAGGCGATGCTCCTCTCCCGGCACAGACCCGAGTACCCGCTTCTAGTCCTGGTACCGACCACCGGGGCCCACTCCCGGTTCAAGCCACCTGTCCGAGCACCCAGGCTGGGGGGGGGTAGTCCCTGGTATCGACCTGGTACCGGCCCGAATCACCAGACCCAGCCCAAGTGCTCCTGGGGTGCCCCGCTAACCCGTCCAAGTGGCCACTCCAGGCGTCCCCCAGTGCCCGGTAAAGAaccgccgccccccccacccGTTCGGTGCCGGGAGAGCTCACCAGCCGGTCCTTCTCGAGCAGGAAGACGCTGGCGGTCTTGTCGAAGGAGCCGGAGGCGAGTCGGCGGccgcagcagctccaggccaCCGAGTGCACTTTGGCGCCGTGCGCCGGGAACTCGCGGCTCCGCGTGTTGGCGCGGAACAGCTCCTGCATGGCCTGCACGTAGGGGGACAGCGCCATGGCGGCGGCGCCGCGAccgggcccgccgccgcgccccgccccgccgccgcgacTGACGCAGCTTCCGCCGCCCCCctaggcccggcccggcccggcccgcggcccgAGCGCTGCTGCCGGCCCGTGGggggcggagccgccgccgcccgccgcgaaGATGGCTGACAGCGTCGTCCTCATAAGCGACTCGGACTCTCAGGGcagccgctcgccgccgccgcggcggccccCGCGTCCGCCCGCTGCGGTGAGTCGGAGCGGCCCCTcgggcggggaggggcggcggggccgcctgCCCCTCACCAAGATGGCGGCGCTTCCGGGGGCGCGGGCAGGGACGCGAAGCCTCAGGGGCCGTGGAGGGGCGCAGCGCCTGTCCCGGGGGCGGCGGACCCGGAGGCCCGGTCGTGCGTTCCCGGGGAGCCCGGTCCCCTCGGTCACGTCTTTCGCAGGACGGCCCCAGCCCCCAAGCATCCCCCCCAGTCTCCCCCAGGAGGGCTCCTGTCCCCTCGGCCGCCTCCCGTCAGCAGAGGTCCGGTCCCCAAGCGTGTCCCCCCGGGGTTCCAGCCCCCTCGGCCGTGTCCCCACAGGAAGATCCCAGCCACGGAGTGTCATGGTCCCCTCGGCCGCACCTCGAGGAGGGTTCCAGACCGCCGGGGCTCAGCCCCCGGGCACCCGGTCGGGCGCAGCCCCCCTCGGCGGGGCGGCCACCGTCCCCCTCACCTGGGCCACCCCGCGGCCGGGGGGACGATGGGCCGGTGCGGCGGCAGCTCGGGACACGAAGGCGGCTGGCGAGGCACAGCCCTGGATAGAGGGGGAACGGTCTGTCCGCCCCCCCGCACCGGGTGCCGTTGGCCCCGGTTCTGATGCAGTTTTCAGATACCGGCAGCTCCGCAGCGTCCGGTGCAGCAGGACCGGCCGGAGCCGGGGCAACCTCCAGCTGTCGGCTCCACCGGCTGCCCGGAGCACGCCAGGCCTGCTGGGTCCTGCCACCTCCCCGGGCTACATGTGGCCCCTCCTTGGGAAAGGCAGCAGGTCtgagtcaggggaaaaaaatggatttaaatTGTCCGCAAAACGTGTTCCTGCTTTAAGAtgctgaaggttttttttttttctaagagcaaaCAGGCTCTGACCCTTCCCAGGCATGTCGAGATCCTGAGAAGTGCCGTGTCCTGCCTGCCGGTGGTGCAGACAgagctgccttcccctgcctgcgCCTGCTGCCCCTCGGACAGGCACGTCCTTGGAGCTCCGGGTGCTGCATCACCTGGCGTGTCCTGGATGGGAGTCCCCAAAGTCCTGGGGCTGCTGTAGCTCTGGCTTGGTGCCATGGATGTGACGGTAGCTCTGTTCCCCGCTGCTTGTGTCCGTGTAGTGGGTGAGGTCGTGCTGCAGGGTGGGATGCTGAGGGTCAGATCCTGCACTGTTCCTGCACCCCAGCAGGGCTGGCATTTCCCCATCCCAGGAAGGCTCCCAGGCCTACTGTGGGTCAAAGCGAGAGGTGTTTGGAGCAGAGGACACAGCCATTTGCCATAAGGAGCCCCGGGGGAAGCAGGGGGTTTGTCTCTGCCTGGAGCAGGGAAGAAGAGCCTGGGCTGGGCTCAGGCTCAGCCGTGCTGCCGGGGCAGGCTGACACTAGAGCTTGGGGCTGCTTCCCTGCAGGCTGTCCCATCCCCTCGGCCAGGCAGTGGGGTTTTTGCCCCTGGTTTCTCTTCCTGGGCTGATGCCAACGAGCCCCTTTTCCTGCTTGGGCTGGGGCTACGGTGCCACCATAGCAGAGGTCCCTGGCAGGGGAGGACCGAGGCACCCAGGTGCCACTGTTGCTGACAGTGCTGACCTCTCTGTCCCCACAGGAGATCATCGATCTGACCTGCGAGGACACGAGCACAGGCCCAACGCCGTGGAGCATCCTCACCATCATTGACCTGACGGACGACACACGCAgccctccccacagccccggctGTACTGACCAGCACCCCGAGCAGGCGCCTGCTGTCCCTGAGCAGGCACCTGCTGTCCCCGAGCAGGCGCCTGCTGTCCCGGCAGCACACACATCCCATGTCCAGCTCTCATCCACCACAACACAAGAAACGGAGGCAGTGGTGGAGCCGAGCCCTCTAACACCCTGGCACGGTGCTCCCACAGAGCCCAGTGCCACCACGGACACAGCAGAAAGCACGGAGAACTGGAGCTGCTACTCGCCCCCCTCCAACTGCCACAACTCCTCCTGCAGCccggagcagagctgcagcagtaCCACTTCTAACAGTGACTTGGGCTCCCTGGCCAGTGCACAGCTGGACTTAGAGCCGCTGGTGCTGGCCCTGTCCCCCTCCAGcctggacagcagcagcagcagctcaagaGATAGTGGCCCAGAGGAAGAGACTCCCCACCTCTGCCAGCAAAGGGAGCTCCCGCCGAGGCTGAGCCCTGCCCCAGCCGTCCCCACAAGCCCAGAGAAGGCCCAAGAGCCTTTGCTGGTAGCAGATGACTTATCACCACACAAAGCAATCCAGCAAGTGACCCCAGTCAGGACCAAGGCTGACAGCAAGGCCTGGCTGAACAAACTGCACTATTTCAGGAGGAGCGGAGTCCAGCACCTCTTTCTCCAAGGCATAGCATCCAACAGGGAAACACAGCAGGTAAACAGGgttcagagcagctgctgccaaGCCCAGCCAGAGCCCGCTCAAGTAGCCCCTGTGGTAGAGGATggagcaggggcagcccctgctctgctTCCCCTTTTGGGGGAAGCTTTGCCAGGCAGTTGGGATCTCTGGTTATTGCAGTTCCCTTCATGGTGGACCCCATGTCACAGCTGGGTTCCTCTGTGTCAGGGGAGCTGGCTTTCACCCATTGCTTTGCCTTGTATGCAGCAGGAACCTGAGCTCATCCCCAGAGGGAAGCTGAGCATGGTGCACACCACCATGGAGGAGAACTTCCTCGAGGGCACCTTGGATTTCCTGAGCGAGTTCGTCTCCTGCCAGCACTGTCCCCCCAAAGAAATTATCTCCCACCTGATCAGACAGATGCTGTTGAACTCCCACCAAGGGGAGATCCTGAAGGACACCTACATGTTGCTGATGAAGATCCAAATGTACGTGTTCCCTTTGCCACGGTGCCCTGGGGCTGGCTAGGTGTTCCCAGGGGCCTGCCCAGCATAAAGGTCCATGATCCACAGAACAGGGAGCAATTTCCCCTGTAGTCCAGGGTGAtcctcctgcctcctggtatCCACACAGGCACACCCTGGGCTGTCTGAGGGTGAGTCAGGTATAGCCTGTGACACCAGGGAGCCCTCTAGGACAGAGGAGTGTGTTTGCCTTGCTCCTGAAGCACGGATCTCATTCTTCACTGCTGTGACATGGTAGAAATGCcttccctgggctgcagcagggtccATGGGCTGGAGGTGGCTGAAGTGGTTTCCCTGCTGCCCTCAGGGTTCCCACAGAGAGGCACAATGTTTTGTGAGGCCACAACCCAGGAGTCCTGAGCCTCTCCATGGAGTACAGCCCCAGTGAGGTGCTTCCAAAAAATGAACATAGtcaggggaggagaaagggagagggcagagatggagaggagaaggcagggCAGGCCCCTGAGCAAGTGGGGGTGGGAAGGGCTGGGCAAGGGCAAGGGGCTGCCATGCCTCCATGCAGACAGTCAGGGAGTTCAGCACAAATGGACAGTGCTGTCCTTGCAGGCTCCATCCAGCCAACGCTGCCACAGTGGGATGGGACTGGACGCTGCTGAAATACATCATGGAGGAACAGGTACTTGGCACTGCGTGTATTACATCCAGGACACAGCACCTGAGGGTAAGCATTGCCCCAAGGCCTCACATGGCTGTGCTCTGCTGGAAAATGGGCCGGTCCAACATGTAGTTTTATTGCAGCCGCTGAGGGCCGCAAGTCCGAGTTGGATATCCCACATGCATTCGCAGTGCTCCCTATCCTGCTGCACAGCTGGAGGCAGGTTGTGTCATCTGAAGAAGGCACAGCAACACATAAAGCCCCTGTGGGTCACAGTGGTAGAACTGAGCCAGGCAGCCCTTTCTGGAGCTATTCCTCAGTCATACACATCTGCTTATTCCCAAGACAGACAAATTCCCTGGTGCTCCTCACTCTGTGGCTCTGCCAGGCTCATACTATCTCCATCTGCCCTCAGAAGAAGCCCCCTGGCTGGCTCCTCTTCCTGCAGTACGTGGTGCAGACCCTGGAGGACGACTTCCAGCAGAACCTGAGGTTGCGCCTGCTGCAGAAGTCAATTGCCAAGAAAGTGCTTTCGTGTGACAAGTGCTTCAACAATGTCAAGTAAGGGatgcctcctccttccccccattCTCTAACCAGATGCTGAGAGGCAGGAGCTCAGGCAACATTTGTTGAGACTCTAGGTCAGACTTTCCAGGAAACAAGTTTGGGAGACAGAGGGAGGTGTAGGGCCCAGGTATAAAGAACAGGAGCAGGTTTACAAAAGCAAACTAGCAGAGAAGATGCAAGTCATTTCCACCTGCAACCTAGTGGGTTTTTCCCAGGAATGAGGTCAGATTGGCATTGCTTGAGACAGGACTGAGGAAGAGGCAGGCCTGTTGACAAGTGTATATATCTGCTGCTCAGCACAG
Proteins encoded in this window:
- the SIMC1 gene encoding SUMO-interacting motif-containing protein 1 isoform X8, yielding MADSVVLISDSDSQGSRSPPPRRPPRPPAAEIIDLTCEDTSTGPTPWSILTIIDLTDDTRSPPHSPGCTDQHPEQAPAVPEQAPAVPEQAPAVPAAHTSHVQLSSTTTQETEAVVEPSPLTPWHGAPTEPSATTDTAESTENWSCYSPPSNCHNSSCSPEQSCSSTTSNSDLGSLASAQLDLEPLVLALSPSSLDSSSSSSRDSGPEEETPHLCQQRELPPRLSPAPAVPTSPEKAQEPLLVADDLSPHKAIQQVTPVRTKADSKAWLNKLHYFRRSGVQHLFLQGIASNRETQQQEPELIPRGKLSMVHTTMEENFLEGTLDFLSEFVSCQHCPPKEIISHLIRQMLLNSHQGEILKDTYMLLMKIQMLHPANAATVGWDWTLLKYIMEEQVLGTACITSRTQHLRKKPPGWLLFLQYVVQTLEDDFQQNLRLRLLQKSIAKKVLSCDKCFNNVKEVVEWLVIAVTGVGFSKPQKQPQETTPCSAEARAEHSSSAPCQASTDQAEVAPPAFFTQKVMLLLQRMLSIAVEVDRSPNCSSCKIADVIFPFILNIPLRSQREAFLNTMESQLLRCKLLELLFQHSCEVPTTLPLSLAKILYFLSHSSVLLQYQDETATWQKWDEMLQYLSLMLTSYQNVILD
- the SIMC1 gene encoding SUMO-interacting motif-containing protein 1 isoform X2 — encoded protein: MADSVVLISDSDSQGSRSPPPRRPPRPPAAEIIDLTCEDTSTGPTPWSILTIIDLTDDTRSPPHSPGCTDQHPEQAPAVPEQAPAVPEQAPAVPAAHTSHVQLSSTTTQETEAVVEPSPLTPWHGAPTEPSATTDTAESTENWSCYSPPSNCHNSSCSPEQSCSSTTSNSDLGSLASAQLDLEPLVLALSPSSLDSSSSSSRDSGPEEETPHLCQQRELPPRLSPAPAVPTSPEKAQEPLLVADDLSPHKAIQQVTPVRTKADSKAWLNKLHYFRRSGVQHLFLQGIASNRETQQEPELIPRGKLSMVHTTMEENFLEGTLDFLSEFVSCQHCPPKEIISHLIRQMLLNSHQGEILKDTYMLLMKIQMLHPANAATVGWDWTLLKYIMEEQVLGTACITSRTQHLRKKPPGWLLFLQYVVQTLEDDFQQNLRLRLLQKSIAKKVLSCDKCFNNVKEVVEWLVIAVTGVGFSKPQKQPQETTPCSAEARAEHSSSAPCQASTDQAEVAPPAFFTQKVMLLLQRMLSIAVEVDRSPNCSSCKIADVIFPFILNIPLRSQREAFLNTMESQLLRCKLLELLFQHSCEVPTTLPLSLAKILYFLSHSSVLLQYQDETATWQKWDEMLQYLSLMLTSYQNVILEHLRSSLNDRMDLIVQKAKPKLQDDDDISHLDIQLKIEDFISRMQQVLGQPFPLQIMEKLCMLRELFLIITAT
- the SIMC1 gene encoding SUMO-interacting motif-containing protein 1 isoform X6, with translation MADSVVLISDSDSQGSRSPPPRRPPRPPAAEIIDLTCEDTSTGPTPWSILTIIDLTDDTRSPPHSPGCTDQHPEQAPAVPEQAPAVPEQAPAVPAAHTSHVQLSSTTTQETEAVVEPSPLTPWHGAPTEPSATTDTAESTENWSCYSPPSNCHNSSCSPEQSCSSTTSNSDLGSLASAQLDLEPLVLALSPSSLDSSSSSSRDSGPEEETPHLCQQRELPPRLSPAPAVPTSPEKAQEPLLVADDLSPHKAIQQVTPVRTKADSKAWLNKLHYFRRSGVQHLFLQGIASNRETQQQEPELIPRGKLSMVHTTMEENFLEGTLDFLSEFVSCQHCPPKEIISHLIRQMLLNSHQGEILKDTYMLLMKIQMLHPANAATVGWDWTLLKYIMEEQVLGTACITSRTQHLRKKPPGWLLFLQYVVQTLEDDFQQNLRLRLLQKSIAKKVLSCDKCFNNVKVMLLLQRMLSIAVEVDRSPNCSSCKIADVIFPFILNIPLRSQREAFLNTMESQLLRCKLLELLFQHSCEVPTTLPLSLAKILYFLSHSSVLLQYQDETATWQKWDEMLQYLSLMLTSYQNVILEHLRSSLNDRMDLIVQKAKPKLQDDDDISHLDIQLKIEDFISRMQQVLGQPFPLQIMEKLCMLRELFLIITAT
- the SIMC1 gene encoding SUMO-interacting motif-containing protein 1 isoform X7; this translates as MADSVVLISDSDSQGSRSPPPRRPPRPPAAEIIDLTCEDTSTGPTPWSILTIIDLTDDTRSPPHSPGCTDQHPEQAPAVPEQAPAVPEQAPAVPAAHTSHVQLSSTTTQETEAVVEPSPLTPWHGAPTEPSATTDTAESTENWSCYSPPSNCHNSSCSPEQSCSSTTSNSDLGSLASAQLDLEPLVLALSPSSLDSSSSSSRDSGPEEETPHLCQQRELPPRLSPAPAVPTSPEKAQEPLLVADDLSPHKAIQQVTPVRTKADSKAWLNKLHYFRRSGVQHLFLQGIASNRETQQQEPELIPRGKLSMVHTTMEENFLEGTLDFLSEFVSCQHCPPKEIISHLIRQMLLNSHQGEILKDTYMLLMKIQMLHPANAATVGWDWTLLKYIMEEQVLGTACITSRTQHLRKKPPGWLLFLQYVVQTLEDDFQQNLRLRLLQKSIAKKVLSCDKCFNNVKEVVEWLVIAVTGVGFSKPQKQPQETTPCSAEARAEHSSSAPCQASTDQAEVAPPAFFTQKVMLLLQRMLSIAVEVDRSPNCSSCKIADVIFPFILNIPLRSQREAFLNTMESQLLRCKLLELLFQHSCEVPTTLPLSLAKILYFLSHSSVLLQYQDETATWQKWDEMLQYLSLMLTSYQNVILAQG
- the SIMC1 gene encoding SUMO-interacting motif-containing protein 1 isoform X1: MADSVVLISDSDSQGSRSPPPRRPPRPPAAEIIDLTCEDTSTGPTPWSILTIIDLTDDTRSPPHSPGCTDQHPEQAPAVPEQAPAVPEQAPAVPAAHTSHVQLSSTTTQETEAVVEPSPLTPWHGAPTEPSATTDTAESTENWSCYSPPSNCHNSSCSPEQSCSSTTSNSDLGSLASAQLDLEPLVLALSPSSLDSSSSSSRDSGPEEETPHLCQQRELPPRLSPAPAVPTSPEKAQEPLLVADDLSPHKAIQQVTPVRTKADSKAWLNKLHYFRRSGVQHLFLQGIASNRETQQQEPELIPRGKLSMVHTTMEENFLEGTLDFLSEFVSCQHCPPKEIISHLIRQMLLNSHQGEILKDTYMLLMKIQMLHPANAATVGWDWTLLKYIMEEQVLGTACITSRTQHLRKKPPGWLLFLQYVVQTLEDDFQQNLRLRLLQKSIAKKVLSCDKCFNNVKEVVEWLVIAVTGVGFSKPQKQPQETTPCSAEARAEHSSSAPCQASTDQAEVAPPAFFTQKVMLLLQRMLSIAVEVDRSPNCSSCKIADVIFPFILNIPLRSQREAFLNTMESQLLRCKLLELLFQHSCEVPTTLPLSLAKILYFLSHSSVLLQYQDETATWQKWDEMLQYLSLMLTSYQNVILEHLRSSLNDRMDLIVQKAKPKLQDDDDISHLDIQLKIEDFISRMQQVLGQPFPLQIMEKLCMLRELFLIITAT